The genomic DNA TGTGATTAAAATTTAAGCCCTCTCCGGAATTTCGGAGGGGGCTTTTTTTTTAGAACAATAATATATTAATAGGAATTAAGCATTAATTTTTTTAATTTTATACACCTCTAAGTTATAAAATTTACATCAATACAATTATTACCATATATAGATTATTTCCGGAGCTATATTTCAATTGTTATCGTGTAACCTTTTAATAAATCTCAAAGTTTCTCAATCCTTTTGCAGCATTGCTGGCGTCGTGCATGCAAATTTATTTATTTTTATTAATACAAAATCCTAACTATATATCTATAGTTAAAAATAAAATTACACTGATTAGTACATCTGAGAATTTTGTTCGACAAAGAAGATGGTACTTATAAAGTAAGATATTCAATCACCGATTGCGGGATTTTAATGTGCCTGTATGAATATGGGGTATTCATTCTTAAATAATCATATTTCAATCACGCTTCGGTGATTAATTTTTAAAGCCCTTAGGAAATTCCATAAGGGCTTTTTTTATTTAATAAAATCTCACAAAATTGGAACGAGTCTGAGGTTTTTTTGTTTGAGTTCTTAACTTTAAAATAAAATTTTATTATGCTCAGATTTTTAAAGACAAGTTTTAATTCTTCACAATTAAATATTGTGCTGCTGATAATACGCATTGCAGTTGGTTCTTTTATGCTTTCACATGGAATACCGAAGCTGATGAAGTTTTTTTCAACCGGAGATATAACGTTCAGCGATCCCTTAGGCGTAGGTACTATTCCGTCTTTGATAATGGCAATATCAGCTGAAGTTTTTTGTTCTATTTTTGTTATTCTGGGACTTGGGACGAGAATTGCAGTTATTCCCCTTATAATAACTATGCTTGTTGCGGTAAAATTTGTTCATGCAAAC from Bacteroidota bacterium includes the following:
- a CDS encoding DoxX family protein produces the protein MLRFLKTSFNSSQLNIVLLIIRIAVGSFMLSHGIPKLMKFFSTGDITFSDPLGVGTIPSLIMAISAEVFCSIFVILGLGTRIAVIPLIITMLVAVKFVHANDPFGKKELALMYLTVYLLLIVAGSGKYSFDQWLLNRQKKDDALNNANTQKI